The window GCTATTATATGACACTGGAAATGTAAACAGGGAAGCCGTAACCAAGGTTTTGNTAGACGTCTGGTCTGCAGCATTTGGTGCGGCAGATCGCCCTCCAGAAGATTCTCTTGTAGAGCTAGGACCAGAACTCCGAGACAACCTCTCATGAAGAGGACCctgaaaaataaagagaattcTCTTACATCCAAAATCGATTTATAGAAATAGCAGCAAATTAAAGGCAATTACCATAGAATCAATCCCTTCGATACCACCTTCTGGATTAGAGATCCCAAGTGAACCCAGAACAGCTGAAACTATCTGCCAGACATAAAACATAACTCATAAAAAAAGATCACATCTAATCCAACACACAAAAATAGAAACAGATCAAACAGATAAAAGAGGGTATACCTGACCAAGATCTGAATAGACTCCTCCATCTGCTTGCTCAGCAATATTGAAGGATCCTACTACAACCCGTGATCGTTGACTGCCCTGGCTGTCACCAGCACTCAAAGCAGGATCAGCCGCTGAAAAAACAAGTTATCTACTTAGCACGTTGAAATAGAATCTCACAAAAAGCATTGGCAAATGCTAAAATATCATGAGAGAAACTCAAAGATGTTTAGGAACAGTTTTGGGGACCAGTAGTTTGTAAGGGAACTTGAAACTACCTGCATTACTAGTTGAACTCTCTGATAATGGTGGAACAGGTTGTCTGACAACCAAATGCAGAGTGTGGCCATCCTCAACATCTAAGATGGACCCATTAAAGAATTTTGCAGGTAAAAGGAAAAGAATTTACTAGCTATTATATGACACTGGAAATGTAAACAGGGAAGCCGTAACCAAGGTTTTGACAAACTACATCAGGAAACTAGGATACACAACTGAAAGGAAATCTCTAAGAAAGAACCAATAAATTATGCTGGAAAGAACAAAAGGATACGATAGGCTGATAGGAGCTGATCATCCTTCATAACTTTTCCACGACATATCAAGCGTTGTTGTTCCGTAACGACACCAGTAATGGAAGCAACTTGCTCCTTCAATGCAGGAACAGGGACCTGggataaaacaagaaaacagaatgCAAATATAAGAAAAGGCTATATGGGACACAGATAAACAAATGAGAACTGAAAGAAGTCCTCCACGATCTTAGATTTTCAAAGAAGAAACTTCATTATGCAACACATGCATGCGATGTAAGACAGACCTTTACAGCTAGTAGTCTCAGTTCATGGAAATGAATATTATAAGCAAACAAGAAGAATTCATGATTGAGAGATAATGAAACATCAAAGAAATTTCTATTACAGTATTCATCTTACACATTTATCAACACGTAAGGTGTAAGTTTGAGAATCCAATGTCTTTATCTTAATTTCAACCATAGCACCGGCGCATTGAGATGCCTCAACCATAATTTCATCTTTGCCATTGTGTCCCATCTTTTCAAATGCCTTTGAAACACCTggaaacaagagaaaagaaaacatcagCTTACGTTTAAGCTATCTCAGCTgcatgcaacaaaaaaaaaaacaacctttGATCAAATTGGTGTTTACAAAAATGACTCATCAAACACTGAGACAAAGCTCAACACTGTTTTAATAAAACTCGTTCAAATCATGTAGAAATCTTAAATCATATATAGCTTTGCCAAGAACCAAATTCGTCAAGTTGGACACTTTTATACCAAATtcaagagcaaaaaaaaatcagacctTTAATCACTCCAACGCATCAAAACGATGAAGGAAACAGGTAAAAAAGATGTGATCACCACAGCAAACTCAACCACAACAACGAAAAcagctaagaaaaaaaaactaaaaaagcaaTAAATCTAATCCCAATCGCTAGTTAACAACGAAATTGAATCAAGCACCAGTGGAGCTCTAAGCGTTTCGGTgaccaaaaacaagaagaaatcgatctaaaaccctagagagaaaaaagtagaaaaaaaagcAACGGAGAGAGGAAACGAAACCTAGAAAAATTGATCGGAGGTAGAAGAGAATCGAAACCAGCTGAGGAAGAAGGAACGATTCTTTAACCCTAAAGAGAGGTCCTTTCGCGGCTCAGAGAGACGATTCCGCGGCGAAGGACAGTGAGAGTCTCAAGAGGaaggggaaaaacaaaaaaaataaataacgattttattttgtcaaatttGCCTTTCTTCTGCTTTAATAATATCTCacatgaataatttttttgctgattttcttttatttttttgggggtaaataaattagttttgttgGATTATGATCTAtagataagagttttttttttttttttttgtacaatatCTTTGACTTTGGCATATTAGTAAAGTGGATATTAATTTATggaatatttgtttttcatataaatcatgtttttactattaaaaaaaaagtgaatcttGAGAACATTGTTGACTTGTGAGTGattgatgaatttttttctaGAAGCAAAAGATgtaaatgtagaaaaaaaaagtaatttgttTAGAGGTTTGAAGTAAAGTATCCTTTGATTCTTGGCACTTTAGTAAAGAAGGTATTAATTTATGGGTCAATTTGCCcaaatttaaagatttaattaaagatatagcatattattcaaaaaaattagaagaatagGATGAAGGacgaaaaaaattacaattttagtGTTGTCGGTGTAGTGGTGACAACCAGCAACCAGAGTGGTTGCCAGAGTTgtggtggccggaggtggtGCCCAGAGCAGTGATCAGAGCGGTGGTCGGATTTAGTTGCTAGAACGGTGGCCAGAGGTGGTGGCTGGAGTGGTGGTCGGAATGGTGGTTGGTGACAGTGGTCGAAAGAGAAGGTTAAGGTGGAGGTAAGATTGATATGAATGAaggttatttttaaaattattatataaaatatagagaatataatttttatagttaGTATGAATAAGAAGtgaattaaagaatttttttaggttAGTTTTGCCAAAATTCTTTTAATATATTCAGATTTggtatatttttgaatattcatataattcaactttaaataaaattttaattttttaaaaagtgaaattTTTGAAATGTTATTATAAGTGATGAATATATTTTCTGctaaagaaaaattttgaatagaTTAAAGGCAaaatatttgagcatatttttAGTGTCAATATAATTTagtatgttgaccaaaaaaaacaaactataggTTTGTTCTTTACCTTGATGTCGACATATAATATGCGTTTGCAATTCCACGTACTCTCCACATACGTATATCGTCGATCTTAGAATTTACAAACACGAGCTGCAAGCCTGCAAATGTGATGCGCACATGTCTATAAACTAGAACTTAAGTTAATTAGGGATGtagacatatatttttctttcgaGAATTTCTTACTAATGCTCTTTTTTTTAtgccttttttttaaaatgtccgGTGGTTATTTTTAATTCTATCCTTACTTTATTTCGTAAAgacatttttaacttttttttttataattctacCGACAATTTTATTCGACTTTCTCCGTCGTCGACTTCTCCGTCGTCAACCTTCTCcgtcttcgtctcttcttctccgtcgtCATCTATCCTTCTCCGGTCGCATCTCTCTTTCTCCGGTcggatctcttcttctccggtcGCATCTCTCCTTCGCCATTGTCACTGCTTCTCTCGTCGTTTTTCCTCTTAGTCCTTTCTTTTACTTCGTCGTATCTTCTTCTCCCATCGTGTAAGcttgtttctgaattttaattttgttttcaatttcaatttttttttagctttaagatttttgtttcgatttcaaatttgatgtcAGAATTTTTTAGGTCTAAATCACTTGTTCTTTAGATCTGTTGTTgggatctctcttcttttaatgtagttgttctttgatatagttgttgggatctctcttcttttaatgtagttttgtaatttgtgctattggtttgttttctcaggACTTGTTTGGGTGTTCAAATGATTGAATTGTATTCAGTATGTGGATTGTGGAAGTTGAACAACAACATTCATTGGGAATTTGAGATGGATAATGAAAGGAGAGCTTCTTTGATTAACATTGATGATAAAACTAGATTTAGTGAGCTGGTAAAGGTCCTACTAGAAGATTTTGACATTGATATTCAGGCCCAATTTTTAAAGCTTAGTTATACATTGCCTGTTGTGGCTGCTACCATAGGTAGTATTCCGATCTTTATTAGAAATGATAGGCAATTTGAAGCTTTTATGCTCAAATATGCACAAAGTAGAGGAGTTATTCATCTATGTGTTACTGTTGAGCAGATATTTATAGTAAActcattctcttattctttctaatattgttttagaaaagtaaCTGATTTGAGGAATGTTTCTTTATCAGGGCCAACCTAGCTCTACTCCTTTTATTGAGAGTGTTACTGTTGTTACTCAGGTAACTTTCTactttagaatttttaattatttcttgcttacaaaaccttataaaatcctTTGAAAACATTTGTAAAacgttttaaatactttacaaaTCCTTTTAGGATCAAACTAGCTCAAATCTGTTTGTTGGGAATGCTATTGATGTTTCTACtgctactcatactcaggtaacttacaatggcataaatgttttaattgcCTTTTCAACCCCCTTTAAAACCTTTGGTAAATCcatttaaacactttaaaaaacctttgAAAACAGTTGTAAACCACTTGTAAATCCTTTGAAATCCTTTGAAatcacttgtaaaaccttttaaatactttacaatttttttaaaaattcattgaTTTATACTTCCAGGGTCAAACAATACCAAATCCATACGTCCAGAGTGTTCCTCGTTTTTATTGTTCTcttgttgcttcttcaagtcaatataCTGGCACTGATGATGATTTTACTGCTACtgctactcatactcaggtaacttacaATGACATTaccccttttaaaacctttggtAAATCtatttaaacactttaaaaaacctttgAAAACAGTTGTAAACCACTTGGAAATCCTTTGAAatcacttgtaaaaccttttaaatactttacgaatcttttcaaaattcattgatttgtattttcagggtcaaccaataccaaatccataaGTCCAAAGTGTTCCTCGTAACATGACAACCTCTGTTGGGTATCCATCTGGTTCTTCACACTCAACTGGTTTAATCGATGTTGATTCACTGTTTTGTAGGATGTTattcaaagacaaaacagaaatgagaaGTCAGATGCGGATGTATGCAGTCAAGCATAGTTTtgagtttcatacttttaagtCAGACAACAAGAGGTATGTTCTTCattgtattgatgaaaaatgTAGTTGGAGGCTACGTGCAACTAAGGTTAAAACATCAGATAGCTTTGTTGTTCTAAAGTATATTAGTCAGCACAATTGTGACTATGCTTTAAGGAATGTTAATCCGCCAAGCATCTGCAAGGACTTTGGCTGGTATggttagtaaccattttgtAGGAGGAAAGCTTCCTCTCAGACCTAAACAGCTCATGGAAATTTTTAGGAATGACCATAGAGTTGGTGTCTCGTACTCAAAAGCATGGAGAGCTCAAGAACATGCATCAGAACTTGCTAGGGGTTTACCTGCTGATAGTTAGGAGGTTTTACCGAGTTGGTTCCACatgatagaaaagaagaatccagGTACTATCACTTACATCAAAGCTGATTCTGATAATAAGTTTAGATATGCTTTTCTGGTTTTTGGTGCATCAATTAGAGGTTTTACGTTGATGAGAAAAGTTATCTCTATTGATGGCGcccatttgaaatcaaaatttaaagggACTTTGCTTGCTGCATCAGCTCAGGATGGTAATTTTCAGTTGTATCATATTGCTTTTGTCATTgttgattctgagaatgatgcATCATGGGATTGGTTTTTGCGGTGTTTGAAGACTATTATTCCTGATGAAAAGGATCTAGTTTTCGTGTCTGATCGGGCTTCTTCAATTGCAACTGCGCTTTCAGTAAATTATGAACTTGCTTATCATGTGATCTGCACTTTCCACTTGCAAAAAAACCTGGAAACACGATTTAGAGCATGTGCTTATCTTCTTCCAGTTGTTCATGATACTTCAAGAGCTTACACtctatatgattttgattatttgttcagTCAAATTTCCAATGGTAATCCGGAACTTGGAGAATATCTTTGGCAAGCTGATATTAGGAAATGGTCACGTGCATATTCTCCTTCTAACCGGTACAACATCATGACATCTAATTGTGTCAAGTCCATTAACTCCTTGTTAAAAAAGACTTGCGAGTATCCAATTGTCTGCCTGTTTGAGACAATCATGTCTATTttgactaggtggtttaatgaAAGACGTGAGGAAAGCTATCGACATCCATATGTTGTTACTCCAAATGTTGGCAATAAGATAAAAGCATCTTATAATAATACTACCCACTGGCTTGAAGTTTGTCAAGTATATGAAAATGTCTTTGAGGTTAAAGTAGGTTTAAAGACGTATGTGGTGAATTTGGACACATGGAAATGCACATGTTGTATGTTTGATATTGACAAATTCCCTTGTACACATGGAATTGCTGCTGCCAAACATGTCAATCTCAATGAAAACatgtttgttgatgattatCATTTCACTCAAAGGTTATAACTCTCTTCTTTAATTGGGTTTTGAAAAGGTTGCTAAAGTAACAGATCCCATAGgattttacaatgttttaaaaggttttacaagttgtttataatgtttataaatagttttaaaaaggttttacaatattttacaaggtttttcaaAGGTTTATCAAAGTTCTATAAGtcttatcttcctctttttatttACAGATGGCGTTTAGGATATTCAGAGAGCATTCACCCAGTAAGTGATATTGAGTATTGGGAGATTCCAGAGAGTGTTAGTACTTTTATTCGGCCACCTTCTACTCGTATACCTAGTGGCAGGcgaaataaaaagagaatagCTACTTCATGGGAGCATGGAAAGGCTaagacaaattcaaaacaatacaaatgcaGTAGGTGTGGACAGTGTGGACACAACAAATCTAGTTGTGTAGTTGCtatctaactctctctctctttaattcaacttgaatttgttctttttaaaacattgtaaaaccttttaaaaaccttaattGATTGGCACTCAATCCATTACTTCTGTTCGGCTTTTcgggtttattttttttggcccACCCTCTGAAAGGATACCAAACAGTCAAGTGAAAACGTAATTGATTGGCACAGTTAGCAATGTTTATTACGAACATCGAAGGAGATAAATCAAGATACTAGAAAGGATTTTCGCGGTTACCCCAAGCCCAGAGAAAAACAACTCTccacttttgattttgaatcgCTTAGGTTTCTTTTGTGGAAGACGATTGAAGGGGTAATACGCAAATAATCTCTTTCGAAACAGCGAAGGGGTAAGAATTGAAGGGGTAAGATTTCGAAACAGCACTACCAAAAGGTCGTAAAACCGTAATTGATTGAAGGGGTAATACGCGAAGTGTCGCTTTGGTTTACGAAAAGTATCCCCCACTTCGGTTATAATTACGCGTTGAAGGGGTAAGAGTTATGTATTTATGAAGCCGAAGGGGtactttttgtaaaccaaatCGGCTATCCGcgtattataaatactttttgctCTTGACTTACACATCAAACATTTGTCCCACGAAAACGTAAAATCATCTCTCAGACTCGACAAATCTTATTACCTTCTTCCTTCAATCCGTCAGAAATGTCGCAATTTTCTTCAAGCCATCAAAGGTATGCCTTGAAAACTTTGAGCAAGGATCATTCGACAAACGTCACAGCAGGTTAACGCCTACATCTTCAGATTAGTTTTGTCTGTTAAGGATAAAAGAGATTGAGtgtttttgcctttttgttaCTAATTGTTGATGACAACACTTTCTATT is drawn from Camelina sativa cultivar DH55 chromosome 8, Cs, whole genome shotgun sequence and contains these coding sequences:
- the LOC104709376 gene encoding uncharacterized protein LOC104709376, whose amino-acid sequence is MDNERRASLINIDDKTRFSELVKVLLEDFDIDIQAQFLKLSYTLPVVAATIGSIPIFIRNDRQFEAFMLKYAQSRGVIHLCVTVEQIFIGQPSSTPFIESVTVVTQDQTSSNLFVGNAIDVSTATHTQGQTIPNPYVQSVPRFYCSLVASSSQYTGTDDDFTATATHTQDVIQRQNRNEKSDADVCSQAYWRLRATKVKTSDSFVVLKYISQHNCDYALRNVNPPSICKDFGWNDHRVGVSYSKAWRAQEHASELAREKKNPGTITYIKADSDNKFRYAFLVFGASIRGFTLMRKVISIDGAHLKSKFKGTLLAASAQDGNFQLYHIAFVIVDSENDASWDWFLRCLKTIIPDEKDLVFVSDRASSIATALSVNYELAYHVICTFHLQKNLETRFRACAYLLPVVHDTSRAYTLYDFDYLFSQISNGNPELGEYLWQADIRKWSRAYSPSNRYNIMTSNCVKSINSLLKKTCEYPIVCLFETIMSILTRWFNERREESYRHPYVVTPNVGNKIKASYNNTTHWLEVCQVYENVFEVKVGLKTYVVNLDTWKCTCCMFDIDKFPCTHGIAAAKHVNLNENMFVDDYHFTQRWRLGYSESIHPVSDIEYWEIPESVSTFIRPPSTRIPSGRRNKKRIATSWEHGKAKTNSKQYKCSRCGQCGHNKSSCVVAI